The following proteins are co-located in the Pseudomonas sp. DY-1 genome:
- the rapZ gene encoding RNase adapter RapZ — MRLIIVSGRSGSGKSTALDVLEDHGYYCIDNLPAALLPELAERALLHTELLQPQVAVSIDARNLPSQLQRFPELLVEARNRHIKCDVLYLDAEHDTLLKRFSETRRRHPLTNDNRSLAEAIRDEELLLAPIADLADLKIDTTHLNLYQLRDSIKLRLLNQPEPGTAFLIESFGFKRGMPVDADLVFDVRCLPNPYWKPELRDHSGLDSVVEEYLAGQPDVEEMYQDIHSYLSKWLPRFAASNRAYVTIAIGCTGGHHRSVYIANRLGAALKPSLKNVQVRHRDLS; from the coding sequence ATGCGCCTGATCATCGTCAGCGGCCGCTCCGGGTCGGGCAAGAGCACCGCCCTCGATGTTCTCGAGGACCACGGTTACTACTGTATCGACAACCTTCCTGCCGCCCTGCTTCCCGAGCTGGCCGAGCGGGCACTGTTGCACACCGAACTGCTGCAACCCCAGGTGGCTGTATCCATCGACGCGCGCAACCTGCCCAGTCAGTTGCAACGTTTCCCCGAGCTGCTCGTCGAGGCTCGCAATCGTCACATCAAATGCGACGTGCTTTACCTCGACGCCGAACACGACACTCTTCTCAAACGCTTCTCCGAAACACGCCGGCGCCATCCACTGACCAATGACAATCGCTCCCTGGCCGAAGCCATCCGGGACGAAGAACTGCTGTTGGCACCCATCGCCGATCTCGCCGACCTGAAGATCGACACCACGCATCTCAATCTTTACCAGCTGCGTGACAGCATCAAGCTACGCCTACTCAATCAACCCGAGCCCGGTACGGCCTTCCTGATCGAGTCATTCGGCTTCAAGCGTGGCATGCCTGTGGATGCCGACCTGGTGTTCGATGTGCGCTGCCTGCCCAACCCCTACTGGAAGCCGGAGTTGCGCGACCATTCGGGGCTTGATTCGGTGGTCGAAGAATATCTCGCAGGCCAACCGGATGTGGAGGAGATGTATCAGGATATCCACAGCTATCTGAGTAAATGGCTACCGCGCTTTGCCGCCAGTAACAGGGCCTATGTCACTATTGCCATTGGCTGCACCGGTGGGCACCACCGCTCGGTGTACATTGCCAATCGCCTGGGGGCGGCACTGAAACCCAGCTTGAAGAATGTCCAGGTTCGCCACCGCGACCTCAGTTAG
- a CDS encoding HPr family phosphocarrier protein has protein sequence MPACEITIINKLGLHARAAAKFVGVAGRYPCQIRVGRTSESLVDGKSIMAVMMLAAGKGTPIHLHTEGEQDDDALNALIELINNKFDEGE, from the coding sequence ATGCCCGCCTGCGAGATCACAATCATCAACAAGCTTGGCCTGCACGCCCGGGCAGCGGCTAAGTTCGTCGGCGTGGCCGGTCGTTATCCCTGCCAGATTCGCGTGGGTCGCACATCGGAAAGCCTGGTCGACGGGAAAAGCATCATGGCGGTAATGATGCTCGCCGCAGGTAAAGGCACCCCCATCCACCTGCATACCGAAGGCGAGCAAGATGACGACGCCCTCAATGCCTTGATCGAGCTGATCAACAACAAGTTCGACGAAGGCGAGTAA
- the pmbA gene encoding metalloprotease PmbA — protein MSEVEVVGPEALPELQARVERILAEARRQGASGCEVAVSVEQGLSTTVRQGEVETVEFNRDQGFGITLYVGQRKGSASTSASGEDAIRETVAAALAIAKHASEDDCAGLADAALMARDLPELDLYHPWSITPEQAVEQALICETAAFETDKRVSKADGTTLNTHQGCRVYGNSHGFVGGYASTRHSLSCVMIAEQQGQMQRDYWYDVSRIGSQLADPASIGRRAAERTAARLGARPVPTCEVPVLFAAELATGLFSSFLGAISGGNLYRKSSFLEGALGQRLFPEWLSIDERPHIPRAMASAAFDNDGLATYAKPFVEKGELVSYILGTYSGRKLGLPSTANAGGVHNLFVSHGQEDLAALMRRMGRGLLVTELMGQGLNMVTGDYSRGAAGYWVENGEIQFPVQEVTIAGNLKDMFRQILAVGSDLELRGNIRTGSVLIERMTVAGS, from the coding sequence ATGAGTGAAGTAGAAGTGGTCGGCCCGGAGGCATTGCCGGAACTGCAGGCGCGGGTCGAACGCATCCTCGCCGAGGCCCGGCGCCAGGGCGCCAGCGGCTGCGAGGTGGCTGTTTCAGTAGAGCAGGGACTGTCCACCACCGTTCGCCAGGGCGAGGTGGAGACGGTCGAGTTCAACCGTGACCAGGGATTCGGAATCACCCTGTACGTGGGCCAGCGCAAGGGCTCGGCCAGCACCTCGGCCAGTGGTGAGGACGCGATTCGCGAAACGGTCGCCGCTGCGCTCGCCATCGCCAAGCATGCTTCCGAAGACGATTGTGCCGGCCTGGCCGACGCGGCGCTGATGGCCCGCGACCTGCCGGAACTCGATCTCTACCATCCCTGGTCGATCACCCCGGAGCAGGCGGTGGAGCAGGCGCTGATCTGTGAGACTGCGGCGTTCGAGACCGACAAGCGCGTGAGCAAGGCAGACGGCACCACCCTCAATACCCACCAGGGTTGCCGGGTTTACGGCAACAGCCATGGTTTCGTCGGCGGCTATGCGAGCACCCGCCACAGCCTGAGTTGCGTGATGATTGCCGAGCAGCAGGGGCAAATGCAGCGCGACTACTGGTATGACGTCAGCCGTATTGGCAGTCAGCTGGCTGATCCAGCCAGCATCGGCCGTCGCGCCGCCGAACGCACCGCAGCCCGTCTTGGCGCCCGGCCGGTGCCCACTTGCGAGGTGCCAGTACTGTTCGCCGCTGAGCTTGCAACCGGCTTGTTCAGTAGCTTCCTCGGCGCCATTTCCGGCGGCAATCTCTATCGCAAATCGTCGTTCCTCGAGGGCGCGCTGGGTCAACGGTTGTTCCCCGAGTGGCTGTCCATCGACGAGCGTCCGCATATTCCGCGTGCGATGGCCAGTGCGGCGTTCGACAACGATGGTCTGGCGACCTATGCCAAGCCCTTCGTCGAGAAGGGCGAGCTGGTGTCCTACATCCTTGGCACCTATTCCGGACGCAAGCTGGGGCTGCCGAGCACTGCCAACGCAGGTGGTGTCCACAACCTCTTCGTCAGCCATGGCCAGGAAGACCTCGCAGCCCTGATGCGCCGCATGGGTCGCGGCCTGCTGGTGACCGAGCTGATGGGACAGGGGCTGAACATGGTGACCGGTGACTACTCCCGTGGTGCGGCCGGTTACTGGGTAGAGAACGGCGAAATCCAGTTCCCGGTGCAGGAAGTGACCATTGCCGGCAATCTCAAGGATATGTTCCGTCAGATCCTTGCCGTGGGCAGCGATCTGGAACTGCGCGGCAATATCCGGACAGGCTCTGTCCTTATTGAGCGAATGACCGTAGCCGGCAGTTGA
- the yjgA gene encoding ribosome biogenesis factor YjgA: MSEFFDDDFSGEKSKTQVKRELHALQELGERLTTFKADVLAKLPLTDALQKALAEAPKHKAHVARKRHIQYIGKLMREQDIEAIVSLIDQLDSSTREYNERFHALERWRDRLIEGGDAALESFVADYPETDRQHLRGLIRHAQHEAAHNKPPAAARKVFKYIRDLDEAKRGLR; encoded by the coding sequence ATGTCTGAATTTTTCGACGACGACTTCTCCGGAGAGAAGAGCAAAACCCAGGTCAAACGCGAACTGCATGCCCTGCAGGAACTCGGCGAGCGCCTGACTACCTTCAAGGCCGACGTGCTGGCCAAGCTGCCGCTGACCGACGCGCTGCAAAAGGCCCTGGCGGAAGCGCCGAAGCATAAGGCGCATGTCGCCCGCAAACGGCACATCCAGTACATCGGCAAGCTCATGCGCGAGCAGGACATCGAGGCCATCGTCAGCCTGATCGACCAGCTCGACAGCTCCACCCGTGAGTACAACGAACGCTTCCACGCGCTGGAGCGCTGGCGCGACCGCCTGATCGAGGGTGGCGATGCCGCCCTGGAAAGCTTCGTCGCCGACTACCCGGAAACCGACCGCCAGCACCTGCGCGGCCTGATCCGTCATGCCCAGCACGAAGCGGCCCACAACAAGCCACCGGCCGCAGCGCGCAAGGTGTTCAAGTACATCCGCGACCTGGACGAAGCCAAGCGCGGATTGCGCTGA
- the tldD gene encoding metalloprotease TldD, translating to MSDLLLSVSEHLLAPGDLSIEQLPEILGELAGPGIDAADLYFQGQISESWVLEDGIVKEGSFHLDQGVGVRAQSGEKTGFAYSNAITADALRQAARAARSISRAGQAGRVQAFASPQITRLYDSSSPLDVISRAEKVELLKQVDVATRALDPRIKQVTVSMAGVWERILIAASDGSLGADIRPLVRFNVSVIVEQNGRRERGGHGGGGRTDYRYFLQEDRAMGYAREALRQALVNLEAIPAPAGTLPVVMGAGWSGVLLHEAVGHGLEGDFNRKGSSAYSGRIGEKVASSLCTIVDDGTLAYRRGSLSVDDEGTPTQCTTLIENGVLKGYMQDKLNARLMKVARTGNGRRESYAHLPMPRMTNTYMLAGKSDPQEIIESVERGIYCANLGGGQVDITSGKFVFSTSEAYLIENGKITAPVKGATLIGNGPEAMSRVSMVGNDLALDSGVGTCGKDGQSVPVGVGQPTLKIDAITVGGTGA from the coding sequence ATGAGCGACCTCTTGTTATCCGTCAGCGAGCATCTGCTGGCGCCTGGCGACCTCAGCATCGAGCAGTTGCCGGAGATCCTCGGTGAACTTGCCGGCCCCGGCATCGATGCCGCTGATCTCTACTTCCAGGGGCAGATTTCCGAGTCCTGGGTGCTTGAAGACGGCATCGTCAAGGAAGGCAGTTTCCACCTTGATCAAGGCGTTGGCGTGCGCGCTCAGTCCGGTGAGAAGACCGGCTTCGCCTACAGCAATGCCATCACCGCCGATGCTTTGCGTCAGGCCGCGCGTGCCGCGCGCTCGATTTCCCGCGCCGGCCAGGCGGGCCGGGTTCAGGCCTTCGCCAGCCCTCAGATCACCCGGCTCTACGATTCCAGCAGCCCGCTCGATGTGATCAGCCGTGCCGAGAAAGTTGAGCTGCTGAAGCAGGTGGACGTCGCCACCCGCGCGCTGGACCCGCGAATCAAGCAGGTCACCGTGAGCATGGCCGGCGTCTGGGAACGTATCCTGATCGCCGCCAGTGACGGCAGCCTGGGCGCAGATATCCGCCCGCTGGTGCGTTTCAACGTCAGTGTCATCGTTGAGCAGAATGGTCGTCGCGAGCGCGGTGGCCACGGCGGTGGCGGGCGCACCGACTACCGTTACTTCCTGCAGGAAGATCGCGCCATGGGCTATGCGCGTGAGGCGCTACGTCAGGCGCTGGTCAACCTGGAAGCCATTCCGGCGCCGGCGGGCACCCTGCCGGTGGTGATGGGCGCAGGCTGGTCCGGTGTTCTGTTGCACGAAGCCGTGGGCCATGGTCTTGAAGGCGATTTCAATCGCAAGGGCAGCTCGGCCTATAGCGGTCGTATCGGCGAGAAGGTCGCCTCCAGCCTTTGCACCATTGTTGACGACGGCACCCTGGCTTATCGCCGCGGATCCCTCAGCGTCGACGACGAAGGCACTCCGACCCAGTGCACCACGCTGATCGAGAACGGCGTGCTCAAGGGTTACATGCAGGACAAGCTCAACGCCCGCCTGATGAAGGTGGCGCGTACCGGCAACGGCCGCCGTGAGTCCTATGCGCACCTGCCGATGCCGCGCATGACCAACACTTACATGCTGGCCGGCAAGAGCGATCCTCAGGAGATTATCGAATCGGTGGAACGCGGCATCTACTGCGCGAACCTGGGAGGAGGTCAGGTGGATATCACCAGTGGCAAGTTCGTCTTCTCCACCAGCGAGGCCTACCTGATCGAGAACGGCAAGATCACTGCACCGGTGAAAGGCGCCACCCTGATCGGTAATGGTCCGGAGGCGATGAGCCGGGTGTCCATGGTCGGCAATGACCTGGCACTGGACAGCGGCGTGGGTACCTGCGGCAAGGACGGGCAATCGGTGCCCGTTGGCGTAGGTCAACCGACGTTGAAGATCGATGCGATTACGGTCGGTGGGACGGGGGCCTGA
- a CDS encoding carbon-nitrogen hydrolase family protein: MSLAVIQMVSQDDVLANLTSARRLLEQAAEGGARLAVLPENFAAIGRRDLADLGRAEAEGQGPILPWLRQAARDLKLWIVAGTLPLPPDGRPADKANACSLLIDEQGERVARYDKIHLFDVDVADNRGRYRESDDYAHGAHVVVADTPVGRLGLTVCYDLRFPELYGALREAGAELISAPAAFTAVTGAAHWQVLVRARAIETQCYLLAAGQGGVHPGPRETFGHSAIVDPWGRVLAEKATGEAVLIAERDAEEQAGIRQRMPVSTHRRFITPATPGPARTEKL, encoded by the coding sequence ATGTCCCTTGCTGTAATTCAGATGGTCAGCCAGGACGATGTCCTGGCCAACCTCACCAGTGCCCGGCGCCTGCTGGAGCAGGCTGCTGAAGGTGGCGCCCGCCTGGCCGTGCTGCCAGAGAACTTCGCCGCCATCGGCCGTCGTGACCTCGCCGATCTGGGGCGCGCTGAAGCGGAAGGGCAGGGCCCGATCCTGCCGTGGCTGCGCCAGGCGGCTCGTGATCTCAAGTTGTGGATCGTGGCCGGTACGTTGCCCTTGCCACCCGACGGACGGCCAGCGGACAAGGCCAACGCCTGTTCCCTGCTGATCGACGAACAGGGCGAGCGGGTCGCGCGGTACGACAAGATCCATCTGTTCGATGTGGATGTAGCCGACAATCGCGGCCGCTATCGTGAGTCCGACGACTATGCGCACGGGGCTCATGTGGTGGTGGCTGATACCCCTGTTGGCCGCCTGGGCCTGACCGTCTGCTATGACTTGCGTTTCCCCGAGCTCTATGGCGCCCTTCGCGAGGCCGGTGCTGAGCTGATCAGCGCACCCGCCGCCTTTACTGCCGTCACAGGCGCTGCTCATTGGCAGGTGCTGGTCCGCGCTCGCGCCATCGAAACCCAGTGCTACCTACTGGCAGCCGGGCAGGGCGGCGTGCATCCCGGACCACGTGAGACCTTCGGTCATTCGGCCATCGTCGATCCCTGGGGCCGGGTACTGGCCGAGAAAGCCACTGGCGAGGCTGTGCTAATCGCGGAGCGCGACGCTGAGGAGCAGGCGGGGATCAGGCAGCGCATGCCCGTGAGCACCCACAGAAGATTCATTACGCCGGCCACACCTGGGCCGGCGCGTACGGAGAAGTTATGA
- a CDS encoding YhdP family protein: protein MDAFARWLMRLLRWSLALCALFLVLAALYVSLGRELVPLVAEYRAEAEAKASAALGQSVSLGALEGRWHGLSPLLVAHDVLLGEGDNALRLDQIRLVPDVLGSLLARQPRIARLELDGVQLGLHQDEAGKWQLEGIASNSDKPLPGPRQFRDLMKQVGHVSVLNSQLTLEPYGHEPLSLTDVSLSLKASGSRQRLDGHLTLPDGQPMALRLRTRLNAEVWLQSEAELYLSLPQTDWARWLPASLMHEWRLKRLQAGGEMWGEWAKGGLQRAALRLHAPEIRGAYAERKAVTLANLGLNVFFTRTDEGFQILLDSVAANIGKERWGEAHLRIDHKAGEQPEWSLAADRLDVGPLLPVVDALVPLPDAAAAAVAGLKPRGALRNLSLHYRPRQEGAKRLEFSSNLDAVGINAYHGAPGAENVSGSVTGDLNQGELRLDSNDFALHLDHLFPKAWRYREANARLTWKLDETAVTLASPYMRLEGEEGSIAGDMLIRLMRDPDAEDYMDLRVGLHDGDASYTEKYLPTLSPGMSPALAKWLKEAIKGGAVDEGFFQYQGSLAHEADPTARSLSLFFKVHDAELAYQPGWPVLREARGDVFIEDTGVRIKVPAGRILDSRVSDAEAEVPHVEPGQVPRLQLDARLDSSFTDGLKILQEAPMGTATIFAGWQGQGTLDGNLKLDIPLEKGHPPHVVVDLTTHDAQLKIPRPELSLSRLKGGFRYDTETGLSAQDIRGQAFGREVRASAKAEGSNGKARSRILATSSIALNDLTKWLGVTQSLPASGTLPYSLNLSLDGPNSQLRIDSNLKGLAIDLPAPFGKSVDDSRDASWRMTLEGDERSYWLDYAGLASLAVAAPAGNLDDGRGELVLGGGAATAPGTKGLRIRGRLEELDTAPWMALAKQYTPKDGAEKARMLRSANLEIGQFKGLGTSIENLKVNLDRSSTGWNLGLDSDLMQGTVVMADARDVPIAIRMKQVRLPKPPENDAEADARPDPLAGIDPHQVPAMDVRIDQVVLGDSPLGAWSFKVRPNSTGVAFSELDLDLKGLKVSGVAGWEGTAEGSASWYKGRLEGKNLADVLKAWNFAPSATSERFRLDADGRWPGSPAWVSLKRFSGSLDASLRNGQFVEVEGGAQALRVFGLLNFNSIGRRLRLDFSDLLGKGLAYDRVKGLLVGSEGRFVTRKPITLEGPSSGLELDGTMDLAADRIDAKLLVTLPVTNNLPLAALIVGAPAIGGALFVVDKLLGDKVARFASVQYKVEGSWKNPKITFEKPFEKSR, encoded by the coding sequence GTGGACGCCTTCGCCCGCTGGTTGATGCGCCTGCTGCGCTGGTCGCTGGCGCTTTGCGCGCTTTTCCTGGTGCTTGCCGCGCTCTATGTCAGCCTGGGGCGCGAACTCGTGCCCCTGGTGGCCGAGTACCGCGCCGAGGCGGAGGCCAAGGCATCCGCGGCGTTGGGCCAGAGCGTATCGCTAGGTGCCCTGGAAGGCCGTTGGCATGGGCTTTCACCGCTTCTGGTCGCGCACGATGTGCTGCTGGGGGAGGGCGACAATGCCCTGCGCCTGGATCAGATCCGTCTGGTGCCTGACGTACTGGGCAGCCTGTTGGCGCGGCAGCCACGGATCGCGCGCCTGGAACTGGACGGCGTGCAGCTTGGCTTGCATCAGGACGAGGCCGGCAAATGGCAACTTGAGGGGATCGCTTCCAATTCCGACAAACCCCTGCCGGGGCCGCGTCAGTTTCGCGACCTGATGAAGCAGGTCGGCCACGTTTCGGTGCTGAACAGCCAGCTCACCCTGGAGCCCTACGGGCACGAACCCTTAAGCCTCACCGATGTAAGCCTCAGCCTGAAGGCAAGCGGCAGTCGTCAACGCCTCGATGGCCACCTGACGCTACCGGATGGGCAGCCCATGGCCCTTCGCTTGCGCACCCGCCTCAACGCTGAGGTGTGGCTGCAGAGCGAGGCCGAACTCTATCTCAGCCTTCCGCAAACGGACTGGGCGCGCTGGCTGCCCGCCAGCCTCATGCACGAGTGGCGCTTGAAGCGGCTACAAGCCGGGGGCGAGATGTGGGGCGAGTGGGCCAAGGGCGGCTTGCAGCGCGCCGCCCTGCGTTTGCACGCGCCGGAGATTCGCGGCGCCTATGCCGAACGCAAGGCGGTTACCCTCGCGAATCTTGGGTTGAATGTCTTTTTTACCCGCACTGATGAAGGCTTTCAGATCCTGCTCGACTCCGTTGCCGCGAACATTGGCAAGGAGCGTTGGGGCGAGGCCCATCTGCGTATCGATCACAAGGCAGGCGAGCAACCGGAATGGTCGCTGGCTGCCGACCGTCTCGATGTGGGGCCCCTTCTACCTGTGGTGGATGCTCTGGTACCCCTGCCCGATGCCGCGGCAGCTGCTGTGGCGGGCCTCAAGCCACGAGGTGCCCTGCGCAACCTCAGCCTGCATTACCGCCCCAGGCAGGAGGGTGCCAAGCGCCTGGAGTTCAGCAGCAACCTGGACGCCGTCGGCATCAACGCCTACCACGGTGCGCCGGGGGCCGAAAACGTCAGCGGCAGCGTTACCGGTGATCTCAACCAGGGCGAATTGCGACTCGATTCGAACGACTTCGCGCTGCACCTCGATCACCTCTTCCCCAAGGCCTGGCGTTATCGAGAGGCCAATGCTCGGCTGACCTGGAAACTGGACGAAACCGCCGTCACCCTGGCCAGTCCGTACATGCGGCTGGAAGGTGAGGAGGGCAGCATCGCTGGAGACATGCTGATCCGGCTCATGCGCGATCCCGACGCCGAGGACTACATGGACTTGCGCGTCGGACTGCACGATGGCGATGCCAGTTACACCGAGAAGTACCTGCCAACTTTGTCTCCGGGGATGAGTCCGGCCCTGGCCAAATGGCTCAAGGAGGCGATCAAGGGCGGGGCAGTGGATGAGGGCTTCTTCCAGTACCAGGGTTCCCTGGCCCATGAGGCCGATCCGACGGCGCGCTCCCTCAGTCTGTTTTTCAAGGTGCATGATGCCGAGCTCGCCTATCAGCCTGGCTGGCCGGTACTGCGCGAGGCTCGTGGCGACGTGTTCATCGAGGATACCGGCGTGCGCATCAAGGTACCGGCCGGGCGCATTCTCGACTCGCGGGTGAGCGATGCCGAAGCCGAGGTGCCCCATGTCGAGCCCGGTCAAGTGCCGCGCCTGCAGCTGGATGCCAGGCTGGACAGCAGCTTCACCGATGGACTGAAAATCCTCCAGGAAGCCCCGATGGGGACGGCGACCATCTTCGCCGGCTGGCAGGGGCAGGGCACCCTCGATGGCAATCTGAAGCTGGACATTCCATTGGAGAAAGGTCATCCGCCCCACGTGGTGGTGGACCTCACTACCCACGATGCTCAATTGAAGATCCCCCGTCCGGAGCTGTCCCTCAGCCGGCTCAAGGGTGGATTCCGCTACGACACCGAGACGGGGTTGAGCGCTCAGGATATTCGTGGCCAGGCGTTCGGTCGTGAAGTCCGCGCCAGTGCCAAGGCCGAGGGGAGCAACGGCAAGGCCCGCTCGCGAATCCTCGCGACCAGCAGCATTGCCCTGAATGACCTCACCAAATGGCTCGGCGTCACTCAGTCGTTGCCGGCTTCGGGCACTCTGCCCTACAGCCTGAACCTGAGCCTGGATGGACCTAACAGCCAGCTACGCATCGATTCCAACCTCAAGGGACTGGCAATCGACCTGCCTGCACCTTTCGGCAAGTCCGTCGACGACAGTCGGGACGCCAGTTGGCGCATGACCCTGGAAGGCGATGAGCGGAGCTACTGGCTGGACTACGCAGGGCTCGCCAGCCTTGCCGTGGCTGCGCCGGCAGGCAATCTGGACGATGGGCGTGGCGAGTTGGTGCTGGGAGGCGGCGCCGCGACCGCGCCGGGCACCAAGGGCTTGCGCATCCGTGGACGGCTCGAGGAACTGGACACGGCACCCTGGATGGCGCTGGCCAAGCAATACACGCCGAAGGACGGTGCCGAGAAGGCCCGTATGCTGCGCAGCGCCAACCTGGAAATTGGCCAGTTCAAGGGTCTTGGCACGAGTATCGAGAACCTCAAGGTCAACCTCGATCGCTCCAGTACCGGCTGGAATCTAGGGTTGGACAGTGACCTCATGCAGGGAACGGTCGTGATGGCGGATGCCAGGGATGTACCCATTGCCATCCGCATGAAGCAAGTTCGGCTTCCAAAACCTCCCGAGAACGATGCCGAGGCCGATGCCAGGCCCGACCCCTTGGCGGGCATCGATCCCCACCAGGTCCCGGCGATGGATGTGCGTATCGACCAGGTGGTGCTGGGGGATTCTCCACTTGGCGCCTGGTCGTTCAAGGTGCGCCCCAATTCCACGGGCGTGGCATTCAGCGAGCTGGATCTCGATCTCAAGGGTCTGAAGGTCTCCGGGGTGGCAGGCTGGGAGGGCACGGCCGAAGGCAGTGCGTCCTGGTACAAGGGGCGGCTGGAAGGCAAGAACCTGGCTGATGTGCTCAAGGCCTGGAACTTCGCACCGTCGGCCACCAGCGAGCGCTTCCGCCTGGACGCCGATGGCCGCTGGCCGGGATCTCCCGCTTGGGTCAGCCTGAAGCGATTCTCCGGTTCCCTGGACGCGAGCCTGCGCAATGGCCAGTTCGTCGAAGTGGAAGGTGGCGCCCAGGCATTGCGGGTGTTTGGCCTGCTCAACTTCAACTCCATCGGCCGTCGCTTGCGCCTGGACTTCTCCGACCTGCTGGGCAAGGGCCTGGCCTATGACCGGGTAAAGGGATTACTGGTGGGAAGTGAAGGGCGCTTCGTCACTCGCAAGCCGATCACCCTTGAAGGACCGTCCAGCGGGCTGGAGCTGGACGGCACCATGGACCTGGCCGCCGATCGCATCGATGCCAAGTTGCTGGTGACCCTGCCGGTGACGAACAACCTGCCACTGGCGGCGCTGATAGTCGGTGCACCTGCCATCGGCGGTGCACTCTTCGTCGTGGACAAGTTGCTGGGTGACAAAGTGGCGCGCTTCGCCAGCGTGCAATACAAGGTTGAAGGCTCCTGGAAGAACCCCAAGATCACCTTTGAAAAGCCATTTGAAAAGTCTCGTTGA
- the rng gene encoding ribonuclease G → MSEEILINITPMESRVAVVENGVLQEVHVERTLRRGIVGNIYKGKVVRVLPGMQAAFVDIGLDRAAFIHASEISNREGSAVESISALVHEGQSLVVQVTKDPIGSKGARLTTQLSIPSRYLVYMPRTSHVGISLKIEDEAERERLKQVVADCVAAEGIEEAGGFILRTAADGARADEILADIRYLRRLWEQISSQMQTASSPSVIYEDLSLALRTLRDLVNPRIEKIRIDSRETFQKITQFVDELMPEISDRLEHYPGERPIFDLYGVEDEIQKALERKVLLKSGGYLIIDPTEAMTTIDVNTGAFVGHRTLEETIFKTNLEAATAIARQLRLRNLGGIIIIDFIDMEDEEHQRQVLRTLEKQLERDHAKTNIIGITELGLVQMTRKRTRESLIQVLCEPCVSCQGRGLLKTAETICYEIFREILREARAYQAEGYLVLANQKVVDRLLDEESGNVADLEAFIGRPIKFQVETMYSQEQYDVVLL, encoded by the coding sequence ATGAGCGAAGAGATTCTGATCAACATCACCCCAATGGAGTCGCGTGTGGCGGTGGTGGAGAACGGCGTGTTGCAGGAGGTGCATGTCGAGCGCACCCTGCGCAGGGGCATCGTCGGCAACATCTACAAGGGCAAGGTAGTGCGGGTGCTGCCGGGTATGCAGGCGGCCTTCGTCGACATCGGCCTGGACCGTGCAGCCTTCATCCATGCATCGGAGATCAGCAACCGCGAAGGCAGTGCGGTGGAAAGCATCAGTGCCCTGGTCCACGAAGGCCAGAGTCTGGTTGTACAGGTCACCAAGGACCCCATCGGCAGCAAGGGAGCGCGCCTGACCACCCAGCTGTCGATTCCTTCGCGTTACCTCGTGTACATGCCGCGCACCAGCCATGTGGGCATTTCCCTGAAGATCGAGGACGAGGCTGAGCGTGAGCGCCTCAAGCAGGTGGTGGCCGATTGCGTCGCCGCCGAGGGCATCGAGGAGGCGGGCGGCTTCATACTGCGTACCGCTGCCGATGGAGCTCGTGCCGACGAGATTCTTGCGGACATCCGCTACCTTCGCCGCCTGTGGGAGCAGATTTCCTCGCAGATGCAGACCGCTTCATCACCATCGGTCATTTACGAAGACCTGAGCCTTGCCCTGCGGACCCTGCGCGACCTGGTCAATCCGCGCATCGAGAAGATCCGCATCGATTCACGCGAAACCTTCCAGAAGATCACCCAGTTCGTCGATGAACTGATGCCGGAAATCTCCGACCGTCTGGAGCACTACCCCGGCGAGCGGCCGATCTTTGACCTCTACGGCGTCGAGGACGAAATCCAGAAGGCCCTTGAACGCAAGGTCCTGCTGAAGTCCGGCGGTTACCTGATCATCGACCCGACGGAGGCGATGACTACCATCGACGTGAACACCGGCGCGTTCGTCGGCCACCGCACCCTCGAAGAGACCATCTTCAAGACCAACCTCGAGGCTGCCACCGCCATCGCCCGCCAGCTGCGTCTGCGCAACCTGGGCGGAATCATCATCATTGACTTCATCGACATGGAAGATGAAGAACACCAGCGCCAGGTACTGCGCACTCTGGAAAAACAGCTGGAACGCGATCACGCCAAGACCAACATCATTGGCATCACCGAGCTCGGCCTGGTGCAGATGACCCGCAAGCGCACCCGCGAGAGCCTGATCCAGGTGCTCTGCGAGCCGTGCGTCAGTTGCCAGGGACGCGGCCTGTTGAAGACTGCGGAAACCATCTGCTACGAAATCTTCCGCGAGATCCTGCGCGAAGCCCGGGCCTACCAGGCGGAAGGTTACCTGGTGCTGGCGAACCAGAAGGTCGTGGATCGCCTGCTGGACGAAGAATCGGGCAACGTCGCCGATCTGGAGGCCTTCATCGGGCGTCCGATCAAGTTCCAGGTGGAAACGATGTATTCCCAGGAACAGTACGACGTGGTCCTGCTTTGA